Proteins co-encoded in one Rhodococcus sp. PAMC28707 genomic window:
- a CDS encoding peptide chain release factor 3, translated as MSTPPDSVDAPVDKSSTATESTAQPKNPHKELVHEVHRRRTFAVISHPDAGKSTLTEALALHARVISEAGATHGKAGRRATVSDWMEMEKARGISVSSTALQFNYQLDRSVDEINVINLVDTPGHADFSEDTYRVLTAVDAAVMLIDAAKGLEPQTLKLFQVCRQFGIPVITVINKWDRPGQSPLELLDEIEQRIGLTPTPLYWPVGIAGDFRGLLDVRAGNYIRFTRTAGGATIAPEELMDADAAAAREGIEWDTAVEESELLVASGQGHDQEMFLGGQTSPVIFGSAMLNFGVRQILDTLVALAPQPGPREDIKGTAREVTDPFSAVVFKVQAGMDTAHRDRLAFMRVVSGVFERGMVVTHSQTGKPFTTKYALTVFGRERTTVEHAYPGDVVGLVNATALAPGHTLYTEKKVEYPPIPSFAPEHFALLRVDSADKYKKFRRGVEQLDSEGVVQVLRNDIRGDASPVLAAVGPMQFEVVMARMKAEFGVDARLESLGYSLARRTDTESAVELGRQRGVEVFTRTDGVLLALVSDKWRLQYLQKEMPELTLEPLVAAGE; from the coding sequence TTGAGTACGCCGCCCGATTCGGTAGACGCTCCGGTCGACAAGAGCAGTACCGCCACCGAGTCGACGGCGCAGCCGAAGAACCCGCACAAGGAACTCGTCCACGAGGTCCATCGCAGGCGCACCTTCGCCGTCATCTCCCACCCCGACGCCGGTAAGTCCACGCTGACCGAAGCGCTCGCGCTGCACGCCCGAGTGATCTCGGAAGCCGGCGCCACCCATGGCAAAGCCGGTCGACGCGCCACGGTCTCGGACTGGATGGAGATGGAGAAGGCACGCGGCATCTCGGTGAGTTCGACCGCGCTGCAGTTCAATTACCAGCTCGACCGGAGCGTCGACGAGATCAACGTCATCAACCTTGTCGACACTCCCGGCCACGCCGACTTCTCCGAGGACACCTACCGGGTTCTGACCGCTGTCGATGCGGCAGTCATGCTCATCGATGCAGCCAAGGGCCTGGAACCACAGACGCTCAAGCTCTTTCAGGTGTGCCGCCAGTTCGGCATTCCGGTCATCACCGTCATCAACAAGTGGGACCGGCCGGGCCAGTCCCCACTGGAACTCCTCGACGAGATCGAACAGCGCATCGGACTGACACCGACACCGCTGTACTGGCCTGTCGGCATCGCCGGAGACTTCCGTGGTCTGCTCGACGTCAGGGCAGGAAATTACATCCGATTCACTCGAACCGCTGGTGGCGCCACTATCGCCCCCGAGGAATTGATGGATGCCGACGCTGCCGCTGCGCGCGAGGGCATCGAGTGGGACACGGCAGTCGAAGAGAGCGAACTCCTGGTTGCAAGCGGCCAGGGTCACGATCAGGAAATGTTCCTCGGCGGCCAGACATCGCCCGTCATTTTCGGTTCGGCGATGCTCAACTTCGGGGTTCGCCAGATCTTGGACACCCTGGTGGCGCTTGCGCCGCAGCCAGGACCGCGGGAAGACATCAAGGGTACGGCGAGGGAAGTGACCGATCCGTTCAGCGCTGTGGTGTTCAAGGTGCAGGCTGGAATGGATACTGCGCACCGGGACCGGTTGGCGTTCATGCGCGTCGTGTCGGGCGTATTCGAGCGCGGCATGGTCGTGACGCATTCGCAGACCGGTAAGCCGTTCACCACCAAGTACGCCTTGACGGTGTTCGGTCGGGAGCGGACCACCGTCGAGCACGCATATCCCGGCGACGTCGTGGGACTGGTCAACGCCACCGCTCTCGCGCCTGGGCATACCTTGTACACGGAGAAGAAGGTCGAGTACCCACCGATTCCTTCGTTCGCGCCCGAGCACTTCGCACTGTTGCGCGTGGACAGCGCCGACAAGTACAAGAAGTTCCGTCGCGGCGTGGAGCAGTTGGACTCCGAGGGCGTTGTCCAGGTGTTGCGCAACGATATTCGCGGTGACGCTTCGCCGGTTCTCGCAGCTGTCGGTCCCATGCAGTTCGAGGTGGTCATGGCCCGAATGAAAGCTGAGTTCGGTGTCGATGCTCGTCTGGAATCGCTGGGCTATTCACTCGCTCGCCGGACCGACACCGAATCTGCGGTCGAGTTGGGTCGCCAGCGCGGGGTGGAGGTTTTCACGCGGACGGACGGCGTGCTGCTCGCTCTCGTCAGCGACAAGTGGCGTCTGCAGTATCTCCAGAAGGAGATGCCCGAACTGACGCTGGAGCCCCTCGTCGCTGCCGGTGAATGA
- a CDS encoding DUF4166 domain-containing protein, with amino-acid sequence MTSVVRKAMGDSFEDLHPKVQWRFGLSAADGLCQIGVGVMEEMTHSALVPWPVLALGARRGLFPGGRGTDVPFTVANYAYTDELGRETMSFVRRFAFVGKPQGMNSVMVTPAVSQGHDVALDYLGYSSDMLVHTRCSADSDGGILLESGAPRIRGLRVPAFASALTTGREWWDEGEQRHRIQIDVTSPILGRLFHYRGWFTAEERPCAAADIPEDARPSRLEEHE; translated from the coding sequence GTGACGTCCGTGGTGCGCAAGGCCATGGGCGATTCGTTCGAGGATCTGCATCCCAAGGTGCAGTGGCGGTTCGGACTCTCCGCAGCGGACGGGCTTTGCCAGATCGGCGTCGGCGTCATGGAAGAGATGACCCATTCGGCGTTGGTGCCATGGCCCGTTCTTGCGCTCGGGGCCCGGCGGGGTTTGTTCCCCGGGGGTCGAGGAACCGACGTTCCCTTCACCGTCGCCAACTACGCGTATACCGACGAACTGGGTCGGGAGACGATGTCGTTCGTGCGCAGGTTTGCCTTCGTCGGAAAGCCACAGGGCATGAACTCGGTGATGGTCACACCGGCTGTGTCCCAGGGGCACGATGTTGCGCTGGACTATCTGGGATACAGCTCGGACATGCTGGTACACACTCGATGTAGCGCGGACTCCGATGGTGGAATCCTGCTCGAGAGCGGCGCTCCACGGATACGCGGGCTACGTGTCCCCGCGTTCGCATCTGCCCTGACAACCGGACGCGAGTGGTGGGACGAGGGCGAGCAGCGGCATCGCATCCAGATCGACGTCACCAGCCCGATATTGGGTCGGCTGTTCCACTACCGAGGATGGTTCACAGCAGAGGAACGTCCGTGCGCGGCCGCTGACATCCCCGAAGATGCACGGCCGTCGAGGCTGGAAGAGCACGAATAG
- a CDS encoding ABC-F family ATP-binding cassette domain-containing protein, which translates to MVNLVNLENVSKSFGVKPLLDGVSLGVQEGERIGMVGLNGGGKTTTLEVLAGIEPPDSGRVSRVGGLRMAVVTQRGVLPPGSTVGQVVLDPLGMAEHEWAGDSRVRNILTGIGIADLGPIGSSGLDASIDNLSGGERRRVALAAALVQDLDLLVLDEPTNHLDVEGVQWLAAHLVSRRSALVVVTHDRWFLDTVANQTWEVVGGGVETYEGGYNDWVFARAERSRQADASEERRRNLARKELAWLRRGAPARTSKPKYRIEAAEALIADVPAPRDSVALASFAQRRLGKVVIELEDARLETPDGRELVRDFTWRLAPGERVGLVGVNGSGKTTLLRTLAGELEPATGKRIQGQTVKIGWLKQELDDLPKKLRVLDAVKEVAERITLGDKEVSAGQLAERLGFTPARQRTPVGDLSGGERRRLQLTRVLMAEPNVLLLDEPTNDLDIDTLQQLEDLLDGWAGTMVVISHDRYLIERICDSTWALFGDGKLTNLPGGIEEYLRRRAVMAAEATPDSLTTGGVVKTAVRDAGSERAARKELSKLEKSVIRLSKREAELHAELAEVATDPGKLVALDTELKQVVADKDVAEERWMELAAELE; encoded by the coding sequence ATGGTCAATCTCGTCAATCTCGAAAACGTCTCCAAGTCTTTCGGCGTCAAACCGCTGCTCGACGGAGTCTCCCTCGGTGTGCAGGAGGGCGAACGCATCGGCATGGTCGGCCTCAATGGTGGTGGTAAGACCACCACGCTCGAGGTTCTTGCCGGCATCGAGCCGCCCGACTCGGGGCGGGTCAGCCGGGTCGGTGGACTGCGGATGGCCGTCGTCACCCAGCGCGGCGTGCTGCCTCCGGGTTCGACCGTCGGGCAGGTCGTTCTCGACCCACTCGGCATGGCCGAGCACGAGTGGGCAGGCGACTCGCGCGTACGTAACATCCTGACCGGCATCGGTATTGCCGACCTCGGTCCTATCGGTAGCTCGGGCCTCGACGCTTCCATCGACAACCTGTCCGGCGGTGAGCGCCGAAGAGTCGCGCTGGCGGCGGCGCTGGTCCAGGATCTCGACCTGTTGGTGCTCGACGAGCCGACCAACCATCTCGACGTGGAAGGCGTGCAGTGGCTCGCCGCGCATCTGGTTTCGCGTCGCAGCGCTCTCGTCGTCGTCACCCACGATCGTTGGTTCCTCGACACGGTGGCGAACCAGACGTGGGAGGTCGTCGGCGGCGGCGTCGAAACCTACGAGGGTGGATACAACGACTGGGTGTTCGCCCGTGCCGAGCGCAGTAGGCAGGCCGATGCTTCCGAGGAACGTCGACGCAACCTTGCGCGTAAGGAGTTGGCGTGGCTGCGTCGCGGCGCACCGGCCAGGACCTCGAAGCCCAAGTACCGGATCGAAGCGGCCGAAGCGTTGATCGCCGACGTGCCTGCGCCCCGTGACTCCGTTGCCTTGGCGTCGTTCGCGCAGCGTCGACTCGGCAAGGTCGTCATCGAACTGGAAGATGCGCGACTCGAAACTCCGGACGGCCGTGAACTGGTCCGCGACTTCACCTGGCGCCTGGCGCCGGGTGAAAGAGTGGGTCTGGTCGGGGTGAACGGTTCCGGTAAGACCACGCTCCTGCGCACCCTTGCCGGTGAGTTGGAACCCGCCACTGGCAAGCGTATTCAAGGCCAGACCGTCAAGATCGGTTGGCTCAAGCAGGAATTGGACGATCTGCCCAAGAAGCTGCGAGTTCTCGACGCGGTCAAAGAGGTAGCTGAGCGAATTACCCTGGGCGACAAAGAGGTATCGGCGGGCCAGCTCGCCGAACGTCTCGGGTTCACCCCGGCCCGTCAGCGCACTCCGGTCGGTGATCTGTCCGGCGGCGAGCGTCGACGGTTGCAGCTCACACGGGTATTGATGGCGGAGCCCAACGTGCTGTTGCTCGACGAGCCCACCAACGATCTCGACATCGACACGCTGCAACAGCTCGAGGACCTGCTCGACGGCTGGGCGGGGACCATGGTGGTCATCAGTCACGACCGGTACCTCATCGAGCGCATCTGTGACTCGACCTGGGCGCTGTTCGGCGATGGCAAGCTCACCAACCTTCCCGGTGGCATCGAGGAGTACTTGCGTCGGCGCGCGGTGATGGCGGCCGAGGCGACACCGGACTCGCTGACCACGGGCGGTGTCGTCAAGACCGCTGTACGTGATGCAGGATCCGAGAGGGCTGCTCGTAAAGAGCTCAGCAAACTGGAGAAGTCCGTCATTCGTTTGTCGAAGCGGGAAGCGGAGCTGCACGCCGAACTGGCGGAGGTGGCCACCGATCCGGGCAAGCTCGTGGCATTGGATACCGAGCTCAAGCAGGTGGTGGCGGACAAGGACGTCGCCGAGGAGCGTTGGATGGAGCTGGCCGCCGAGCTGGAGTGA
- a CDS encoding 4-(cytidine 5'-diphospho)-2-C-methyl-D-erythritol kinase produces the protein MLSVVPSPVVVRAPSKVNLHLSVGDLREDGYHELTTVFQALSLADEVSVVPARTLRVTVRGDDARSVPTDERNLVWKAAVLLADAVGREPGVEITIDKGIPVAGGMAGGSTDAAATLVALNALWDLDLSRAELTDLAAELGSDVPFVLHGGTAMGTGRGEKLLPILSRNTFHWVLALAKGGLQTPAVFAELDELRAKGNPPRVGEPEALMHALATGDANALAPLLGNDLQAAALSLLPQLRRTLRAGVSAGALAGIVSGSGPTCAFLCADADTAVSVSAELSGAGVCRTVRVASGPVPGARVVTSESIGFS, from the coding sequence GTGCTCTCAGTCGTCCCCAGCCCCGTAGTCGTCAGGGCTCCGTCCAAGGTGAATTTGCACCTCTCGGTCGGTGACCTGCGCGAGGACGGCTATCACGAGCTCACCACGGTGTTTCAGGCGCTGTCGTTGGCCGACGAAGTTTCGGTGGTGCCGGCTCGGACCTTGCGCGTGACCGTTCGCGGCGATGATGCGCGGTCGGTCCCGACCGACGAGCGCAATCTGGTGTGGAAGGCAGCGGTCCTGTTGGCCGATGCCGTCGGACGTGAGCCGGGCGTCGAGATCACTATCGACAAGGGCATCCCGGTTGCAGGCGGTATGGCAGGTGGGAGTACGGACGCAGCGGCGACGCTCGTCGCGCTCAACGCCCTGTGGGATCTGGATCTTTCCCGAGCGGAGTTGACCGATCTGGCCGCCGAGCTCGGCAGCGATGTCCCGTTCGTTCTGCACGGCGGAACCGCGATGGGTACCGGCCGGGGGGAGAAGCTACTTCCGATACTCTCGCGCAACACATTTCATTGGGTTCTCGCCTTGGCCAAGGGCGGCCTGCAGACCCCAGCCGTATTCGCCGAGTTGGACGAGCTGCGCGCCAAGGGAAACCCGCCGCGCGTCGGTGAGCCCGAGGCTCTGATGCATGCGCTCGCGACCGGTGATGCGAATGCGCTTGCGCCGCTTCTCGGTAACGATCTGCAGGCTGCTGCGCTATCGCTGCTTCCGCAACTGCGCCGCACCTTGCGCGCAGGGGTGAGCGCAGGCGCTCTGGCCGGGATCGTCTCGGGGTCGGGTCCCACGTGCGCTTTTCTGTGTGCTGACGCTGATACCGCAGTGTCGGTCAGTGCTGAACTATCCGGTGCGGGTGTCTGCCGCACCGTGCGTGTCGCGAGCGGCCCGGTTCCCGGCGCTCGCGTGGTAACTAGTGAATCGATTGGTTTCTCCTGA
- a CDS encoding YafY family protein, whose product MRETSARLLKLLSLLQTRRDWAGADLADRLHVTPRTVRRDVDKLREIGYPVHATAGVGGGYQLGAGAEMPPLLLDDDEALAVAFGLQSAAGGSVAGIGEASLRALTKLRQVMPSRIRHRLDALRIDVVDRPDALSAVDAAVLSAVAGVCHGHERLRFDYRSHDGTETRREVEPYSLVRAGSRWYLLGWDLNRQDWRSFRVDRLQPKIPTGPRFTPRELPDGGAAAFVARGIDRALAQAQARIRLHSPIETITPMVDAEWGTLESESDETCILALAGDSLPSIARWLSAFDTDFTVLDPPQLADECRVLAERHIKLSRRYRAGADGVA is encoded by the coding sequence ATGCGGGAAACCTCGGCACGACTTCTGAAGTTGCTGTCCCTGCTCCAGACACGACGTGACTGGGCAGGGGCCGACCTCGCGGACCGACTGCACGTCACCCCGCGCACCGTCAGACGCGACGTAGACAAGCTCCGCGAGATCGGATACCCGGTCCACGCCACCGCAGGTGTCGGCGGCGGCTATCAGCTGGGTGCGGGCGCCGAAATGCCTCCCCTGCTACTCGACGACGACGAAGCACTCGCAGTGGCATTCGGACTCCAATCCGCGGCCGGCGGCTCGGTAGCGGGCATCGGAGAGGCGTCGTTGCGCGCGCTGACCAAGTTGCGCCAGGTGATGCCGTCGCGCATTCGGCACCGACTCGACGCACTACGCATCGACGTCGTAGACCGTCCGGACGCACTATCCGCCGTCGACGCTGCGGTGTTGTCGGCAGTTGCGGGCGTGTGCCATGGCCATGAACGACTGCGATTCGACTACCGCAGCCACGACGGGACCGAGACCCGGCGCGAGGTGGAGCCCTACAGCCTGGTGCGGGCGGGCTCCCGGTGGTACCTACTCGGATGGGACCTCAACCGTCAGGACTGGCGATCGTTCCGCGTCGACCGGCTCCAACCGAAGATTCCGACGGGTCCACGCTTCACCCCACGAGAATTGCCCGACGGCGGGGCAGCGGCATTCGTCGCGCGGGGAATCGACCGTGCACTCGCTCAGGCGCAGGCACGGATACGGCTGCATTCTCCGATCGAGACGATCACACCGATGGTCGACGCGGAATGGGGCACTCTCGAGTCCGAAAGCGACGAGACCTGCATCCTCGCCTTGGCCGGAGATTCACTGCCCTCGATCGCTCGATGGCTGTCCGCCTTCGACACGGACTTCACGGTCCTCGATCCGCCGCAACTCGCCGACGAGTGCCGGGTGCTCGCGGAGCGACACATAAAGCTCAGCCGTCGGTACCGAGCGGGTGCGGACGGGGTCGCTTGA
- the rsmA gene encoding 16S rRNA (adenine(1518)-N(6)/adenine(1519)-N(6))-dimethyltransferase RsmA: MQEHVREPAALLGPAEVRSLAAELDVRPTKQLGQNFVHDANTVRRIAAAADICGSDTVLEVGPGLGSLTLALLDVADSVIAIEIDPKLASRLPQTVAERAPSLADRLTVVEYDALRIKAADIPGEPAALVANLPYNVAVPVLLHLFSELPSLRTALVMVQAEVADRLAADPGNKIYGIPSVKAGFFGTVKRAGSVGRSVFWPVPKVESGLVRLDRYAEPPWSMDDAHRRAVFAVIDAAFAQRRKTLRAALSGWAGSPVIAERRLREAGIDPSARGETLDAAAYVRLAATEA, from the coding sequence GTGCAAGAACATGTGCGGGAACCCGCGGCGCTGCTAGGGCCTGCGGAGGTGCGATCTCTCGCTGCCGAGTTGGACGTGCGTCCTACCAAACAACTCGGCCAGAACTTCGTGCACGACGCCAACACAGTGCGACGCATTGCGGCCGCAGCCGACATCTGTGGCAGCGATACCGTCCTCGAGGTCGGGCCCGGTCTGGGCTCACTGACGCTGGCCCTGCTCGACGTCGCAGACTCCGTCATTGCCATCGAGATCGATCCCAAGCTGGCATCGCGGTTGCCACAGACAGTGGCCGAGCGAGCACCGTCGCTGGCCGACCGTCTCACCGTCGTCGAGTACGACGCGCTACGAATCAAGGCCGCCGACATCCCGGGGGAGCCGGCTGCCCTCGTCGCGAATCTTCCCTACAACGTTGCGGTTCCGGTTCTGCTGCACCTGTTTTCGGAACTACCGTCGCTCCGCACTGCTTTGGTGATGGTGCAGGCAGAAGTAGCCGATCGACTCGCTGCAGACCCCGGCAACAAGATCTACGGCATTCCCAGCGTCAAGGCAGGATTCTTCGGAACCGTCAAACGAGCAGGATCCGTCGGGCGCTCGGTATTTTGGCCGGTGCCGAAAGTGGAGTCCGGGCTGGTACGGCTCGACCGGTACGCCGAGCCACCGTGGTCTATGGACGACGCCCATCGACGTGCCGTGTTCGCCGTCATCGACGCCGCATTCGCGCAACGTCGCAAAACCCTCCGTGCAGCACTCAGCGGTTGGGCCGGCTCGCCCGTCATCGCGGAGCGCCGGTTACGCGAAGCCGGGATCGACCCATCTGCTCGCGGGGAAACACTCGACGCTGCGGCCTACGTGCGGTTGGCGGCAACCGAAGCCTGA
- a CDS encoding resuscitation-promoting factor, translated as MSSIARLNSTRSLTFYLVVAALLATLIVGGATAVARHKTVTIDVDGEMITLSTMTSDVNGALGAAGYEPSDKDLVVPSGDSSLSDGETVVLRRARELSVTVDGQPREVWTTALTVDEALSQMDLAQDVHVSASRGERLPLEGTSLEIALPKQVSLVDGAAPAAPVTLAAPTVRELLEQAGAPLQEADTVVPAPDEIVTEGASIIVTRDRTETKSETADVAPPEQRIEDPTMNMSRTVLENPGAPGISDITWAINTVNGKEVGREKVTETVKVPAQPKVVRVGAKPGTEVPPVENGSTWDSLAQCEATGNWAINTGNGFFGGVQFDQNTWERQGGLKYAPRADLASREEQIAIASVTQKSQGWGAWPACTSRLGYR; from the coding sequence GTGTCTAGTATTGCCCGCCTTAACTCCACCAGGTCTTTGACCTTCTACCTGGTGGTCGCCGCGCTGCTGGCGACGTTGATCGTCGGGGGCGCCACCGCCGTCGCTCGTCACAAAACCGTGACAATCGACGTCGATGGCGAGATGATCACGCTCAGCACGATGACGTCCGACGTCAACGGCGCGTTGGGTGCGGCTGGATACGAACCGAGCGACAAGGATCTCGTAGTGCCTTCCGGCGATTCGTCGCTGTCCGACGGCGAGACGGTCGTCCTCCGGCGCGCTCGCGAACTGAGCGTGACGGTGGATGGCCAACCCCGCGAGGTCTGGACCACAGCACTGACGGTCGACGAAGCCCTTTCGCAGATGGACCTGGCCCAGGACGTGCACGTTTCCGCTTCGCGCGGTGAGCGACTGCCACTGGAAGGTACGTCGCTGGAAATCGCACTGCCCAAGCAGGTCTCGCTCGTCGACGGAGCTGCTCCGGCCGCACCGGTGACACTGGCGGCACCTACCGTCCGGGAACTTCTCGAGCAGGCAGGCGCGCCACTCCAAGAAGCTGACACAGTGGTCCCTGCACCCGACGAGATCGTTACCGAGGGCGCGTCGATCATCGTCACCCGAGATCGAACCGAGACCAAGTCCGAGACCGCCGATGTAGCGCCACCCGAGCAGCGCATCGAGGACCCGACGATGAACATGAGCCGTACCGTCCTCGAGAATCCGGGCGCACCCGGCATCTCCGACATCACCTGGGCGATCAACACCGTCAACGGCAAGGAAGTCGGCCGCGAAAAGGTAACCGAGACCGTCAAGGTTCCGGCGCAACCGAAAGTAGTTCGAGTCGGTGCCAAGCCTGGCACCGAGGTCCCGCCCGTCGAGAACGGCAGCACCTGGGACTCACTCGCACAATGTGAAGCAACAGGTAACTGGGCCATCAATACCGGCAACGGATTCTTCGGTGGCGTGCAGTTCGACCAGAACACCTGGGAGCGCCAAGGCGGCCTCAAGTACGCGCCCCGGGCTGACCTTGCGAGCCGCGAAGAGCAGATCGCCATCGCTTCGGTGACGCAGAAGTCCCAGGGATGGGGAGCGTGGCCGGCGTGCACCTCCCGCCTCGGCTACCGATGA
- a CDS encoding TatD family hydrolase produces MSKDRPAPPLPEPLGHLVDAHTHLDACGAVDAASVASILDRAESVGVSRVVTVADDLAAARFAVDAAHWDRRVWAATAIHPTRANVLDETTRTEIEQLSADPRVVAVGETGLDYYWPGKLDGCATVEEQHEGFRWHIDLAKRLRKPLMIHNREADDDLLAVLKSEGAPETVIFHCFSSGPEMARACIDAGYVLSLSGTVSFKNAHALREAAALIPDAQLLVETDAPFLTPHPYRGAPNESYCLPYTARVLAEIRGQDPGHLAAHVTANAERVYSLPPGR; encoded by the coding sequence GTGAGCAAAGACCGTCCCGCACCACCATTGCCCGAGCCGCTCGGCCACCTCGTCGACGCCCATACCCACCTGGACGCATGTGGTGCCGTCGATGCGGCCAGTGTGGCTTCCATCCTCGACCGAGCCGAGTCCGTAGGCGTTTCTCGCGTGGTGACCGTTGCCGACGACCTTGCCGCCGCACGCTTCGCTGTCGACGCAGCTCACTGGGATCGGCGAGTGTGGGCGGCCACGGCGATACATCCGACGCGAGCCAACGTGCTCGACGAGACGACCCGCACCGAGATCGAGCAGCTTTCCGCCGATCCTCGGGTCGTCGCGGTGGGGGAGACAGGCCTGGACTACTACTGGCCCGGCAAACTCGACGGGTGCGCGACGGTCGAGGAACAGCACGAAGGTTTTCGCTGGCACATAGATCTGGCGAAGCGGCTGCGCAAGCCGCTGATGATTCACAATCGTGAGGCCGACGACGATCTGCTTGCGGTCCTGAAATCCGAAGGCGCCCCGGAGACTGTGATCTTCCATTGCTTCTCCTCGGGGCCGGAGATGGCGAGGGCATGCATCGACGCCGGGTACGTGCTGAGCCTGTCCGGGACCGTCAGTTTCAAGAACGCTCACGCTCTACGAGAAGCGGCCGCACTGATCCCGGATGCGCAGTTACTGGTGGAAACCGACGCTCCCTTTCTGACGCCCCATCCTTACCGTGGGGCCCCGAACGAGTCCTACTGCCTGCCGTACACCGCCCGGGTGCTCGCGGAGATCCGGGGTCAGGACCCTGGGCATCTTGCCGCCCACGTCACTGCCAATGCGGAACGGGTGTACTCGCTCCCGCCGGGCCGGTAG
- the metG gene encoding methionine--tRNA ligase: MTAPADASRPSFYVTTAIAYPNGVPHIGHAYEYIATDVIARFKRLDGFDVMFLTGTDEHGLKMQQTAVKEGIDVVDLAARNSDAFEELDKALGISHDRFIRTTDEDHHAASKELWRRMEANGDIYLDAFSGWYSVRDEAFYTEAETTVADDGTRVATETNTPVEWTEEASYFFRLSAYQDKLLALYDAQPDFIAPVSRRNEIVNFVKGGLRDLSISRTTFDWGIQVPNDPEHVMYVWVDALTNYITGVGYPDTESAKYQKYWPADLHIIGKDITRFHTVFWPAFLMSAGVELPKRVFVHGFLNNKGEKMSKSVGNVVDPFALVEEFGLDSLRFFLLREVSFGQDGSYSAEAIVTRMNADLSNELGNLAQRSLTMVAKNCDAVVPTPGEFTAEDSAMLARADELLEICRREFDVQALHSAVEAIWSVLGETNRYFSQQEPWVLRKTDPARMATVLYVTMEVLRIVGILVQPIMPDSAARILELLGSPAHEFADIGTRIVVGTPLPAPSPVFPKYEVK; this comes from the coding sequence ATGACTGCGCCAGCTGATGCCTCACGGCCATCCTTCTATGTCACAACTGCCATTGCGTACCCGAACGGCGTTCCGCACATCGGACACGCCTACGAGTACATCGCGACGGATGTGATCGCCCGATTCAAGCGACTCGACGGTTTCGACGTCATGTTTCTGACCGGAACCGACGAACACGGCCTGAAGATGCAGCAGACGGCCGTCAAGGAAGGCATCGACGTCGTCGATCTCGCTGCACGTAACTCCGATGCCTTCGAGGAGCTCGACAAGGCTCTCGGCATCTCCCACGACAGGTTCATCCGCACCACCGACGAAGACCATCACGCCGCCAGCAAGGAGCTGTGGAGGCGCATGGAGGCCAACGGGGACATCTACCTCGACGCATTCTCCGGTTGGTACTCCGTTCGCGACGAGGCCTTCTACACCGAGGCCGAGACCACAGTCGCCGACGACGGCACCCGGGTCGCCACCGAAACGAACACTCCGGTCGAGTGGACCGAGGAAGCGTCGTACTTCTTCCGCCTGTCTGCGTATCAGGACAAGCTCCTCGCGCTCTACGACGCGCAGCCCGACTTCATCGCACCTGTCTCGCGCCGCAACGAGATCGTCAACTTCGTCAAGGGCGGGCTGCGAGATCTGTCGATTTCTCGGACGACGTTCGACTGGGGAATTCAGGTACCGAACGATCCCGAGCACGTGATGTACGTGTGGGTCGACGCATTGACCAACTACATCACCGGCGTCGGCTACCCGGATACCGAGTCGGCGAAGTACCAGAAGTATTGGCCCGCAGACCTTCACATCATCGGCAAGGACATCACGCGTTTCCATACCGTGTTCTGGCCTGCGTTCCTGATGTCCGCCGGTGTCGAACTACCCAAGAGGGTGTTCGTCCACGGTTTCTTGAACAACAAGGGCGAGAAGATGTCCAAATCGGTCGGCAACGTCGTCGACCCCTTCGCATTGGTCGAGGAGTTCGGACTCGATTCACTCCGATTCTTCCTGTTGCGCGAGGTCTCGTTCGGCCAGGACGGGAGCTACAGCGCCGAGGCGATCGTGACGCGGATGAACGCAGACCTGTCGAACGAACTCGGCAACCTGGCGCAGCGATCACTGACGATGGTCGCCAAAAACTGTGATGCAGTAGTGCCGACACCGGGCGAATTCACCGCCGAGGACTCCGCGATGCTGGCACGCGCAGACGAACTGCTCGAGATCTGCCGACGCGAATTCGACGTGCAGGCACTGCATTCGGCCGTCGAGGCAATCTGGTCGGTTCTCGGCGAGACGAACCGCTACTTCTCGCAGCAGGAGCCATGGGTACTGCGCAAGACGGACCCGGCGCGCATGGCAACTGTGCTCTACGTGACGATGGAGGTGCTGCGCATCGTCGGCATTCTGGTGCAGCCGATCATGCCTGACTCGGCCGCCCGGATCCTCGAACTACTCGGCAGTCCAGCGCACGAGTTCGCCGATATCGGCACCCGAATCGTCGTAGGTACGCCACTGCCGGCCCCGTCTCCGGTCTTCCCGAAGTACGAGGTCAAGTAG